One Candidatus Atribacteria bacterium genomic window, CAATTTACGTAGAACCATATTTCCTATAGTTTCGGCAGATAAAACCCGGCCAGTTCCGGAACAATAGGGACAACTGGTTCTAAGCATATTTTCCAAATCCCTCCTGGATCTTTTTCGGGTAAGCTCGACTAAGCCTAATTCGGTATTTTGGATAATATTAGTTTTGGTTTTATCTTTTTTTAAACTTTCCTCTAACTTATTTACTACCTTTTCTATATCTCCCTGATTATCCATGTCGATAAAATCAATGATGATAATCCCACCAATATCCCTTAACCTTAATTGAAGCCCTATTTCTTCGGCAGCTTGTAAATTAGTCTTTAAGATAGTTTTTCTCATATCTTTTTTTCCCACAAATTTACCGGTGTTTACATCGATTACCGTCAAGGCTTCAGCTTGGTCAAAAACCAAATAACCACCGCATTTGAGCCATATCTTTTTTTGTAAACCCTTATTGATTTCTTTTTCTATATCGTACTCCTCAAATATGGGCTTTTCTCCGGTATAGAGGGAGACTCTAGGCTCTAATTCTGATAAAGATAAAGTCCTTAAAAACTTCAGCATATTTTTATATTCATTATTAGAATTGATTAAAATTTCTTCCACTTCTTCGGTAAGCAGGTCACGGATAATCCGAAAAGTAAGCGTCAGGTCTTCATGTAACAACATGGGTGCCTTGGCTTTCTTTCCCCTGTTTTTTATCTTATTCCACAATCTGCTCAAAAAATCCAGATCGGGTAGGAAATCCTCCACATCTTTTCCCCACCCGGCAGTTCGAATAATTAATCCTGTATTCTTAGGTTTTATTTTTTGAACAACCTTCTTTAGCCTTTCTCTTTCTTTTTCTTCTTCGACTCGATGAGAAATTCCCAGGTTAGTACTATTCGGCATTAAAACCAAATATCTGCCGGGAAGGCTAATATTGGTAGTAACCCTTGCTCCTTTAGGGAGTATCGCCTCTTTTACTACTTGCACCATTATTTCATGACCGACTTTAATCTCTTCCAAAATAGTTTTGGAAATAGAGTTAGGATCAGCTTCTGTAATCATCTCAACATTTTTATCTTTATCCTGACCATCTGTGACTTTATCGATATGTAAAAAAGCGTTTTTCTCAATCCCAATATCTACAAAGGCTGCTTCTATTCCAGGCAAAACATTAGTTACTTTACCTTTATATATATTTCCTACAATTTTATCATCTTCAATTCTCTCGATATGGATTTCTACTAAACGGCCGGCCTCAATCACAGCGACTCTCTCTTCGGTTAGACCCACATCAATAATTACTCTTTTATTCATTAAAAACTCCTATTTTTATTTTAAATGGTTAATCCTTCTATTTCTTAAATTAGGAAACTAATTAACCAGTTAACTATCTAACGAATTTTATTCTCATATATTTTACTCTAAATAATCTCATTAGTAAAGGAATAAAAATGAAACTTAATAGCTATATGAGTATTTTAAAAGTAAGGCAAAGGAAAACAAAGTAAGATTCAATTTTATTATTTTTTATAATTTCTAAATAACTTCTTTTCCTCTGATATATAATCCATCACGGCTGATACGTATGATATCATTATTATCGGAAAACTCAGAAATCCAGGCTTTTGCGACATAGCGGGGATTTAAATTTCCCTGCTGCCCTATTCTTATTTCTAAATGAAGCTTTAAAATGGGGTAATTAAAATTCTGTACTTTTAGATCTAAAATTGAAGGCTTTATATCTATTCTTTTACTACCATTTTTAATCTGTTTTTCTATAATAATCTCTTCCAAATTTAAAAAACTTTTGTTATATTTTTCTATTTTTTGCCGAAGCTCCGTTCGTTCATCTTCTGGCTTTTTTTCTGTAAAATCAAATTGTTTTTTCTTCATTTTTAGGGTAAGAACGTAAGAAGCTTTATCAATTAACTTGACTAAAGAATTGGAATCGGGGGTGATTATTTTAGCTTTTAGTACCCTTAATCCTTGAGGTAAAGAAAGATTTAATCTTTTTACAAACTCTTCAACTTTTATCTCTCCTTTTATTCTAATATCTAAATATTCAGAGATACTGCTAATACCCAAAGGTAAAGGAGGACCAAAAGAAATTCTAAGCCGGGGATTGAAACCGTTAGATACTACCACAGGAATATCGGCTCTTCTTAGAGTTCGGGTAAAAACCTGCGCCAGGTTTAAATGGGAAATATATGTAATCGGTCCATCCTTACTATATTTTACTCTAATTACTTGTTCCAAATATAAAACTCTCCTTATTCATTAACGACTAATCTAACATACTCCACACTCTGTGCAACGATCGAAGCGGCAATCAGGGGTCGTTTCTCCTCTTAAAGCCTTATCCTTTTCTTCAAGCAGATATTCCTTTTTGACTCCGCAAGAGATATGATCCCAGGGTAAAATCTCATCTTTCTCTCTTACTCGATTAGCATAGAACTCCATTTGAAGACCACAATCATTAAAAGCTTGCTGCCAGGCTGTAAAATTAAATTGTTCTCTCCAAGCATCAAATTTACATCCCAAGTAGTGCGCTTTTTCTAAAACTTCTCCCAATCTTCTATCTCCTCGGGCAAACACGGCTTCTAAATAACTATGGTTAATATCCGGGTAACTGAAAGAAATGTTTCTCCAATTTAATCTATGCTTTAAATATCTTACTCTTTCTGATAATATATCCCTCATCTCCTGGGCTTCCCATTGAAAAGGTGTATGAGATTTGGGTACAAAAGCAGATACGCTAATATTTATATTTATCTTTTTTCCGGTAATTTCTCTTCCCATTTTATCGACCTGACTAACCAGTTTGATTATCCCTTCTACATCTTCTTGGGTCTCGGTAGGCAAACCGACCATAAAGTAAAGTTTTATCCTCCTCCACCCTTTCTCAAAAGCTGCTTTTATCGAAGAATACAGGTCCTCTTCCAAAACATTTTTATTTATCACATCCCTTAATCTTTGGCTTCCTACCTCCGGGGCAAGGGTAATACCAGTCTTCCTTACTCTTTGAACCTGCTGGGCTAAAGCCACGGAAAAAGAATCTATCCTTAAAGAAGGCAGGGAAATCCCCACACCTTTTTCTTCAAATCGATCTACCAATTTAGTAATCAAGTTTTTTATCTCACTATAATCGCTTGAACTTAAAGAAGACAAGGATATTTCATCGTATCCGGTATGGGCAAGGATCTCCTCAGCCAACCCCATTAAAGTATCGACTGATTTTTCCCTAACCGGACGGTATATCATCCCTGCCTGGCAAAAGCGGCATCCCCGGGTACACCCTCTAAAAATTTCCAGGGTAATTCTATCATGAATTACATCGATATTGGGAACAATAGGAAGAAGAGGATAAGCTGCTTTATCAAAATCTGCAATAACTTGTTTTTTTATTACCGGAGGATAGGCATCTTTTTTAGGAGCAATCGATTCAATTTTTCCATCTTTAAAATAATTTATTTCATAAAAAGAAGGGACATAAATTCCCTCTATTTGAGCTAACTCCCCTAAAAGTTTTGCCCGCTTCTCTTTTTTATCTTTCCATTTTTTG contains:
- a CDS encoding TIGR03960 family B12-binding radical SAM protein, producing the protein MNIKKILLEELLDKVEKPGRYTGKEFNEIIKEESMSTVKIALVFPDLYEIGMSYLGFKILYEIINKRDDAFAERVFSPAVDMEKLLREKRLPVFSLETYRPLNSFDIVGFTIQHELAYSNILNLLELGHLPLRSEERKEDAPLIIAGGPGAFNPEPLSCFIDLFVVGEGEEIIGKMIEVYKKWKDKKEKRAKLLGELAQIEGIYVPSFYEINYFKDGKIESIAPKKDAYPPVIKKQVIADFDKAAYPLLPIVPNIDVIHDRITLEIFRGCTRGCRFCQAGMIYRPVREKSVDTLMGLAEEILAHTGYDEISLSSLSSSDYSEIKNLITKLVDRFEEKGVGISLPSLRIDSFSVALAQQVQRVRKTGITLAPEVGSQRLRDVINKNVLEEDLYSSIKAAFEKGWRRIKLYFMVGLPTETQEDVEGIIKLVSQVDKMGREITGKKININISVSAFVPKSHTPFQWEAQEMRDILSERVRYLKHRLNWRNISFSYPDINHSYLEAVFARGDRRLGEVLEKAHYLGCKFDAWREQFNFTAWQQAFNDCGLQMEFYANRVREKDEILPWDHISCGVKKEYLLEEKDKALRGETTPDCRFDRCTECGVC
- a CDS encoding DUF2344 domain-containing protein, with translation MRRVLYLEQVIRVKYSKDGPITYISHLNLAQVFTRTLRRADIPVVVSNGFNPRLRISFGPPLPLGISSISEYLDIRIKGEIKVEEFVKRLNLSLPQGLRVLKAKIITPDSNSLVKLIDKASYVLTLKMKKKQFDFTEKKPEDERTELRQKIEKYNKSFLNLEEIIIEKQIKNGSKRIDIKPSILDLKVQNFNYPILKLHLEIRIGQQGNLNPRYVAKAWISEFSDNNDIIRISRDGLYIRGKEVI
- a CDS encoding Rne/Rng family ribonuclease; protein product: MNKRVIIDVGLTEERVAVIEAGRLVEIHIERIEDDKIVGNIYKGKVTNVLPGIEAAFVDIGIEKNAFLHIDKVTDGQDKDKNVEMITEADPNSISKTILEEIKVGHEIMVQVVKEAILPKGARVTTNISLPGRYLVLMPNSTNLGISHRVEEEKERERLKKVVQKIKPKNTGLIIRTAGWGKDVEDFLPDLDFLSRLWNKIKNRGKKAKAPMLLHEDLTLTFRIIRDLLTEEVEEILINSNNEYKNMLKFLRTLSLSELEPRVSLYTGEKPIFEEYDIEKEINKGLQKKIWLKCGGYLVFDQAEALTVIDVNTGKFVGKKDMRKTILKTNLQAAEEIGLQLRLRDIGGIIIIDFIDMDNQGDIEKVVNKLEESLKKDKTKTNIIQNTELGLVELTRKRSRRDLENMLRTSCPYCSGTGRVLSAETIGNMVLRKLEELCNTSRAEAVILGVNPKVEEDLSGAKMLLIKQLEKKSKKTIYIKSSKNIHIEKIDVVAVGRLKEIKKIKQMFK